A single region of the Jaculus jaculus isolate mJacJac1 chromosome 15, mJacJac1.mat.Y.cur, whole genome shotgun sequence genome encodes:
- the LOC105944721 gene encoding LOW QUALITY PROTEIN: DNA-directed RNA polymerases I, II, and III subunit RPABC4 (The sequence of the model RefSeq protein was modified relative to this genomic sequence to represent the inferred CDS: substituted 1 base at 1 genomic stop codon) has protein sequence MDTQKDVQPPKXQPMIYICGDCHTENEIKSRDPIRCRECGYRIMYKKRTKRLVGFDAR, from the coding sequence ATGGATACCCAGAAGGACGTCCAACCCCCAAAGTAGCAGCCAATGATCTATATATGTGGAGACTGTCACACGGAAAATGAAATCAAATCCAGGGATCCAATCAGATGTAGAGAGTGTGGATACCGAATAATGTACAAGAAAAGGACTAAAAGATTGGTGGGTTTTGATGCTAGATGA